A genomic stretch from Aedes albopictus strain Foshan chromosome 2, AalbF5, whole genome shotgun sequence includes:
- the LOC134288811 gene encoding uncharacterized protein LOC134288811 has protein sequence MSNPPRQSMIRQTRSKTRAAKESANPNLQVETDSLEENHSSNSLEPSIIDVDGGDKIECGGCDKPNSYELYMVQCRGCARWYHFSCANVKQSTEKARKDKFEREKQYLAKRFDLLRQQDEQDGTSNSGSSHRCQHSRQGSQNRVQDWVDDVARITEGAGERLPGTTVVVNEKDFDPNVIITNEGHASSTPVKTHVPTPLVPLRLNDKSQELVSAPRTTGSIAIGETADEDSESAIGAVGGTNRPRISPVLSFVDVVGPLDDLLNNPVVTKSKTGTIPKLQTRPSFEQWRSRTTNNEHEKERVKENDVRRQRELDLIDQLNRLEMQKEDGFLKNRELEQQMKTREQEQEQLVLQKQRELSKLEQRLQRQKQEQENFVQQQQKVLKKRDEELDRLRRLEQEYRQYRQGQKHRELHQAPTIESRIHQKENDDITTLRPQVLHSAAAISNSAGHGEPAGIPRQDDICGNPVSDALLGGTQPHSHDVRLQHRSFDEPRINTPVGGRSDIDIESRAFASEVSVRPSQIQNPVLNPYLPVSTPPVVNNVAIPPQLAPTPQQLAARQVVNRELPIFAGDPIDWPLFISSYNHSTHACGYSDSENLLRLQRCLKGSAKEAVSSFLLHPTTVPQVVSTLQLLYGRPEQIVQSLIAKVRNTPAPKSERLDTLVSFGLVVQNLCGHLKAIGLENHLSNPVLLNELVEKLPTAVKFNWALHQSQQNS, from the exons ATGTCCAACCCACCAAGGCAGTCGATGATCAGGCAAACGCGGTCGAAAACCCGCGCGGCGAAGGAGAGTGCAAATCCCAACCTCCAAGTTGAGACGGATTCACTGGAGGAAAATCACTCGTCCAATTCGTTAGAACCGTCGATCATTGATGTTGATGGAGGCGATAAAATTGAGTGCGGTGGTTGCGACAAACCGAACAGTTACGAATTGTATATGGTCCAATGCCGAGGCTGTGCCCGTTGGTACCACTTCTCTTGCGCCAATGTGAAGCAATCGACG GAAAAGGCCAGAAAGGACAAGTTCGAACGCGAGAAGCAATATTTAGCCAAAAGGTTTGATTTGCTTCGGCAACAAGATGAGCAAGACGGAACATCGAATTCGGGTAGCAGTCATCGTTGTCAGCATAGTCGTCAGGGAAGCCAAAACCGAGTTCAGGACTGGGTGGATGACGTCGCCAGAATTACCGAAGGCGCTGGCGAGCGTTTACCAGGAACCACCGTAGTCGTCAACGAAAAGGACTTCGACCCGAATGTCATCATTACCAACGAAGGCCACGCTTCATCAACCCCAGTAAAAACTCATGTACCTACGCCACTAGTTCCATTACGTCTGAATGACAAGAGCCAGGAACTGGTTTCGGCTCCGCGTACCACCGGAAGTATTGCGATCGGGGAGACAGCGGACGAGGATTCAGAAAGCGCGATTGGAGCTGTTGGCGGGACGAATCGCCCCAGGATTTCACCGGTGCTGTCATTCGTTGATGTGGTAGGCCCCCTTGACGATCTGCTGAACAATCCGGTTGTGACGAAATCCAAAACGGGCACGATTCCGAAGTTACAGACTCGTCCATCCTTCGAACAATGGCGTTCTCGTACTACCAACAACGAACACGAAAAGGAGCGTGTAAAAGAAAATGATGTACGGAGGCAGCGGGAGCTGGATTTGATCGATCAGCTTAACCGGCTCGAGATGCAGAAAGAAGACGGGTTCCTCAAGAACCGAGAACTGGAGCAGCAGATGAAAACGCGAGAACAAGAACAGGAGCAATTGGTGCTGCAAAAACAACGTGAATTGAGCAAATTGGAACAACGGTTGCAACGTCAGAAGCAGGAGCAGGAAAACTTCGTCCAGCAACAGCAGAAGGTTTTAAAGAAGCGTGATGAGGAACTGGACCGTCTACGGCGTCTGGAGCAAGAATATAGGCAGTATAGGCAAGGTCAAAAGCATCGAGAACTACATCAAGCGCCGACGATAGAGAGTCGTATTCATCAGAAGGAGAACGATGATATAACAACCCTGCGGCCGCAGGTTCTACATTCTGCTGCCGCGATATCAAATTCAGCGGGCCACGGAgagcctgcaggaattcctcgccAAGATGACATCTG TGGGAATCCGGTAAGTGATGCTTTGCTAGGCGGTACTCAACCGCATTCACATGATGTCCGATTACAACACCGGAGCTTCGACGAACCTAGAATCAACACTCCCGTGGGAGGGCGCTCAGATATTGACATAGAAAGTAGGGCGTTTGCTAGTGAAGTTTCTGTTAGGCCTAGTCAGATACAAAATCCAGTATTGAACCCCTACCTCCCAGTCTCGACTCCCCCTGTAGTCAACAACGTCGCTATTCCTCCCCAATTGGCTCCTACTCCCCAACAATTAGCGGCCCGACAAGTGGTTAATCGTGAATTACCTATATTCGCGGGTGATCCGATTGATTGGCCCCTATTTATAAGTAGTTATAACCATTCGACACACGCTTGTGGCTACTCAGACTCCGAAAACTTGCTTCGTCTTCAAAGGTGTCTGAAGGGAAGTGCCAAAGAAGCGGTAAGTAGTTTCTTGCTCCATCCCACAACGGTGCCGCAAGTGGTTTCAACGTTACAACTCCTGTACGGTAGACCGGAGCAAATCGTCCAGAGTTTGATCGCCAAAGTACGTAACACGCCGGCACCGAAGAGTGAAAGGTTGGACACGTTAGTAAGTTTCGGTCTCGTTGTGCAAAACTTATGCGGGCATTTGAAGGCCATAGGATTGGAAAATCATCTTTCGAATCCAGTTCTCCTCAATGAGCTGGTCGAAAAGTTACCAACAGCAGTGAAGTTCAATTGGGCCCTTCATCAAAGTCAACAGAATAGCTGA
- the LOC109426247 gene encoding esterase B1 produces MVSRATFKLRLVILIGMIKYHLKSLWQKYYFGYKRPKVQLKLGKLRGLTDKLPNGEPYHFFKGIPYAKPPVGPLRFQPPVPIQRYDGGMIDCSVHRNESIQLNFLFNTVAGSEDGLYLNVYTPELPDSTKSAPNLPVMIFIHGGGFQDGSGDSFLYDPVDLVAAGVIVVTINYRLGPLGFLCLPSVGVYGNMGLKDQRLAFQWVQENIAQFGGNPNNVTLFGCSAGSIAAQLHYLSKNSRYLFHRIICQSCTGFSMPYLQQNPVAKSRKLASVVKGGKQISDKEALDILLRSSARTLVKLQTKAFTEHDSPLDPYKFYFRACVEPVETKDGVIAETPETILKRVDSFNMPIITGCCDTEGGLSMHLLLDKLKAINAKQEHTMISSIVRDADIPDRAQLAADAKRLYFGSKPIDRNSLKELSNLFTDTDFVAHQMVSTEWISRYQPRVKHYNYRFTFDGQYGCMERVLGTTNIGGTWHGDDMFYIFKPAFLPRLPAQSDEEKVKQTFIQLWSSFAKNGEPSLGDAKAVEWLPVQSYAGSQNLFQLDYLNIDVKTRMMQNHCRQRLAFWRQCIIKYKKDFL; encoded by the exons ATGGTTTCGCGCGCAACTTTCAAACTTCGCCTAGTGATTCTGATTGGAATGATTAAATATCATCTGAAAAGCTTGTGGCAGAAATATTACTTTGGCTACAAGCGACCTAAAGTGCAGCTTAAGTTGGGAAAACTCCGAGGATTAACTGACAAGCTGCCGAACGGTGAACCGTATCACTTCTTCAAGGGCATCCCATATGCCAAACCACCGGTCGGGCCGCTTCGGTTTCAACCTCCAGTGCCAATTCAACGTTATGACGGAGGGATGATTGATTGCTCAGTACACCGGAATGAAAGCATCCAGTTGAATTTCCTTTTCAACACCGTGGCGGGGTCGGAAGATGGCCTCTACTTGAACGTGTACACACCGGAGCTTCCCGATAGTACAAAATCTGCGCCAAACCTACCAGTGATGATATTCATCCATGGGGGCGGTTTTCAGGATGGATCTGGGGATAGCTTTCTCTACGATCCTGTAGACTTGGTAGCTGCAGGGGTTATTGTCGTCACTATTAACTACCGTCTGGGACCTCTCGGATTTTTATGCCTACCCAGTGTGGGGGTCTATGGCAACATGGGGTTGAAGGATCAGCGTCTAGCATTCCAGTGGGTGCAGGAAAACATTGCTCAATTCGGAGGAAATCCGAATAATGTGACTCTGTTTGGCTGCAGTGCTGGAAGTATTGCAGCTCAGCTTCATTACTTATCCAAAAATTCGAG ATATCTGTTTCATCGAATAATCTGTCAAAGCTGTACCGGGTTCTCGATGCCGTATTTGCAGCAGAATCCAGTGGCTAAGTCGCGAAAATTGGCAAGTGTTGTGAAGGGCGGCAAACAAATTTCAGACAAAGAAGCATTAG ATATTTTGCTGCGATCTTCCGCTCGTACGTTGGTGAAGTTACAGACAAAAGCGTTCACCGAGCACGATAGCCCACTGGATCCCTACAAATTTTACTTCCGAGCATGCGTCGAACCTGTAGAGACTAAAGATGGTGTCATCGCGGAAACACCGGAGACAATTCTCAAACGAGTAGACTCCTTCAACATGCCAATAATCACCGGATGCTGTGACACTGAGGGCGGTCTGAGCATGCATCTTCTGTTGGATAAGTTGAAAGCCATCAATGCCAAACAGGAACATACCATGATCTCATCCATTGTGAGGGATGCAGACATTCCGGATCGAGCCCAACTGGCTGCCGATGCCAAAAGGCTTTATTTCGGAAGCAAACCCATTGACCGGAACAGTTTGAAGGAGTTGAGTAATCTGTTCACAGACACGGATTTCGTTGCTCATCAAATGGTTTCCACTGAGTGGATTTCAAGGTATCAACCTAGAGTTAAGCACTACAACTATCGTTTCACGTTCGACGGGCAGTATGGTTGTATGGAGCGCGTTCTAGGGACAACGAATATCGGAGGAACTTGGCATGGTGACGACATGTTCTACATTTTCAA ACCGGCGTTTCTGCCTCGTTTGCCAGCTCAATCAGATGAAGAAAAAGTGAAACAAACATTCATACAATTGTGGTCTAGCTTTGCCAAAAACGGAGAGCCTTCATTGGGAGATGCCAAGGCGGTGGAATGGTTACCAGTCCAGTCTTACGCTGGAAGTCAAAATCTGTTCCAACTAGATTATCTGAACATTGACGTCAAAACGAGGATGATGCAAAATCATTGTCGACAAAGATTAGCGTTTTGGCGGCAGTGTATAATAAAGTATAAGAAAGATTTCTTGTGA